The Aerosakkonema funiforme FACHB-1375 genome includes the window GAAAAGTCCCTCCTTTTTTCGCCTGCACCCCTGCTCCTCTGCTCCCCTACTCCCCTAAGTGGGTTATTTCTGCCGCGCTACACTACCTCGCTACAGATTATTTTCAAGAGTCCGATAAAAAACTGTATTTTTTTCCCTAGACGGCGTTCGGTCGGCTATAAATATAAAGATAACTATGTGTCGTGCCAAGGGCAATTTTGATGAATGAAGCTTTAATACAGCGCTTTGTCGAGCTGATTTCTAGTAACACAGGTTTGCACGTCAGGGAGCAAGATCGGGAAAATTTAGCAAAAATAATATGGGCGCGGCTCAAAATTCTCAGATTATCAACACCGGAGGATTATTATCAGCTTTTGCAGCCTCATACGGACAGCAATGCTGTTGAGGATACGCTACCGGAACGGGAATGGCGAGAACTGACACATCTGTTAACAACAGGAGAAAGTTATTTTTTTCGCGATAAAGGTCAGTTTGCTCTGCTGAGAAACATGATTCTACCGGAATTAATTGCCGCCAAAAACAACGCTGCAAACATCCAAGCAGGTGAAAAGCGATCGCTGCGTATTTGGAGTGCCGGATGTTCGACTGGTGAAGAACCATATTCCTTGGCAATCCTTCTACAGGAGTTGCTGACTGATTTGGATGATTGGAATATCTTTATTTTGGGAACCGATCTCAATCAACAAGCAATTGAGAAAGCCAAAGCCGGAATTTATAGTCCTTGGTCTTTTCGCCTGGTAGACACCGATCTACAAATGCGGTATTTCCATCAACGCAAAACTGAATGGCAAGTGGATAAACGTATTGGCACGATGGTAAAGTTTGCTTATGGCAATTTGGTAAAAGATCACTATCCCAGCCTTAATTCCGATATTCACAGTATGGATCTGATTCTGTGTCGAAACGTTTTCGTATATTTTGAATACAATGCTATTTCAGTTGTCTTAAAAAAGTTTTACGATACGCTTCTTCCTAGCGGTTACCTCATCACCGGACATACAGAACTTTACGCTCAAGATCTGGGTTGCTTCCAAGTGAAAGTTTTGCCCGAGTCGGTGCTATATCAACGCAAAGAAAATGTCGATTTTCAAAGTACAAAATCGGTAGTATATAAAGCTACTATTCCCGAAGTTAACCGCCAGGAATCTCCAAAAGGTATGCTTTGGGAACGGCCTAATACTATAGGCAAGAGTTGGCGATTGGCAAGACCGAACATCCACACCGAAAAATCGTATAATAGCGATAATACAACAACCTTGGCCAAGTCGCGGGAAATGATTGTTCCCGATATCCCGAATTCTATCTTGAGGCTGACATCTTCACAAATGCAATCGAGTCCTCATAAAATAGAAGAACAAGACCTCCTTTTGAAGGCAGAAAAACTATTTGACAAAAAAGCTTATGCAGAAGCAATAAGACAAGCAGAACAAATAATTCTCTTGCAACCAGCAAATTTTGGAGCTTATTACTTACTGGCTCAAGCTTATGCCAATTTAGGCGAACATAACAAAGCCATATACTATTGCGATCGAGCAACTGAACTCGATCCTTTATCTGTTATACCTTATTACCTTTTGGCACACATTGCTGAAGAAAAAGGAGATATTGAGAAAGCCAAAATTTATTTGAAAAGAATTATTTATTTAGTGCCATCTTCTATTTCCGCATATTTGGAACTCGGTTTAATTTACAAGAGAGAAGGAAATGCTATCAGGGCACGAAAAATGCTAGCTACAGCTATAGAATTGCTCAAAGATTTACCGCCATCAGCTACAGTCGCACAACAAGATGAGGTAACAGCTGGTGAATTGCTTGCTTATGTGCATAAAGTCTTAAGAGATCGTACATAATAGCCTATTTTCAGAAGAGTGCGGTTTGAGGTAAACTAAAAACAGCTTGACTTTTGGATTAACAATCGTGGACGAATTAGAAAACTTTGCTAAGAATGCGTTTTACCTTTTGATTGGTGGCGTAGCCCTCACCGTTGAGAGAAGCGGTCAAATTCTCCAAGAAATCGAACAGCAAGCCCCAATCGTAATAGATGAAATGATCCAAGTCGGTGAGGCGAAATTTAATGAGTGGTCTAGCCAGCAACAAAATTATGCCTCCGGACCTAGAGAAGAGCTGCGACAAAGGCTTTTTGTTCTTGTCAAGGGAGATTGGGAGTTAGCCGAACGCTTGCTTCAGCAGGCGAGGGACAACAATCCCGGACGTTCGGAAGATTGGTATTGGGAAAAAGTAATTTACGATCTAGAAAGGGATAACCTTTGAGAAGGGAGAGGGAGAGCGAGAGCATTCAAACCAGAAAGATAAAAATCAGCCTAAAAAAGTGAGGAGATACAGTCGATCGGTCGTCACTTATCAGTCACCGATCTGCTTTGCCTTCTCCAATCCTAAAAATGCCCTTTGCCTGTGTCCTCTCCCACTGTATTTTATAGCGGAATTTTCTAGCAAACAAATTTAATGGCATCATAAGTTGGGTTGAACTAAGAAAACTCAACCTATGATTTATTTTAACTGAGATTTTTAGCGAAAAGCAAAAAAGTGTTAGTCCTAGATGGTATAAGGGAATCTTAAATATAGGAAGAGAATACGCTTCCTAATTGCCTTTCGTGCAAAAATTAAACTATGTTAACAATAGTTGATAAACCTTATTTGATCTTTAGCCTTAATGGTGCGCTCTACGGTGTGGAAGCTGAGTGCGTACAGGAAATTTTTTCTTTGCCGGAATTGAAGCCGATCGCCGAAGCACCCCCCGACATTGTTGGCGTTGTTAATCTGCGTGGAGATATCCTGCCGATCGTCGATCTCAATCTGCGCTTCGGGTATAAGCAGCTAGAATATAGCCTGAGCGATAGTGCGATCGTCCTGGAGTGGCAAAAACTTCGGATTGGCATTATTGTCAATCAAGTCCATGAAGTTTGTAATATTCTCCCAGAGGACATCTCAAAAGAGCTTTTCTACAGTCGTGAAGTTACTGCCAAATCTCACAGTTTCGTGTCCGGTATTGCCAAAGTAGCAGCAGATATAGTAATGTTGTTAAACAGTAAAAATTTGCTCCGCTACTCCGAGTTGTTTGCAGCTTCAGTCGTACATAAAACTGTAGAATTAGATGCAGATGAAGAGAGAGTAGCTACAAATTCTCGCCATCAACCTTACATATTCTGTCCGCACGCTACACCAGAAGAAAAAGCCATTTTCCGAGAACGAGCGGAAAATTTGATGCGACCTACTGAAAAACAGGATTTCGCCGGATTAATAGCTCTGGCAGTAGTTGGTTTGAATGGCGAATATTTTGGACTGGATTTAAAACTGGTGCGCGAATTTACCGAGATCCGGAAAGTAACACCCGTTCCCTGCTGTCCGTCTCATATTATCGGAAACATGAATTTGCGGGGCGAAATAGTGACGTTAGTTGATATTCGCGGCGTGTTGAATATGCCGATGTTAAACACAAAAATTGTCACTAAAGTGATGGTTATTTGTGTTGATGATTTCGTCGCAGGTGTGACAGTTGATGAAGTGTTTGATGTCGCATATTTGCACCCATTACAACTTTCACCTGTGCCGACGGCAATCCATTCTATCAATAACGAATACCTACAAGGTACAGCTCCGTACCGAGAAAAAATGATGAGTATCTTAGATTTGCAAAAAGTTTTTACTAAAGGTGAATTGATTGTAAATGAGGAGGTGTAAACAAACACAAAAATTTACATATTTAAATCGATACTCACAAATACTTCACATTTATAGCGCTAAGTAAAAGATAAATACCAAAGGGTAAATTGAGGGAGACAGAAATATGGGAAATTGGGAAATAGGTAGTAAATTTAGTAATTTGAAACTGCGCTCTCGCATTATTATGGGATATTCTGTTCCCCTATTGCTGTCGATCGGTATAACTGGGTTGGTATATTCAAATCTTAGGGAAGTAGATCGGCAAAACAAAAGGCAAATTATAGGCCAAGAAATGGTGAAAAACTCCGATCGAATAGCATTGAGTATAGCCCGAGTGCAGCGGTCTGCTAGAAGCTATTTGCTAGAAGCTGACGAGGAAAGCTTGCAAGATTTCGACGACGGCGAGGAGTTGTTTGAGCTAGCTGCCACTTCTCTGGAACAACTGGTAGAAGTTCCAGAACAGAAACAGCGTCTGGCTGCAATCGTTGCCTTGGGAAATAAGTCTATTGAATTGAACAGAAACTTGATCGAGCTTGTAAAATCTGGCAGAATCAAAGAAGCGTTGCAAAAATATGCTTCAACAGACCGTCAAAATCTCAATCGTCAGCTGGAAAAAGTGCTGGATGACTTTAACCAAACAGAGGATTTTATTCAGGCGAAAAAGAATAAAGAAACTGAAGCAGCCCTAAGCTTTCTTAACATGATAGTGGTGTTATGTACATTGATGTCGGCGATCCTAGCAATACCGATCGGTTTTTGGATTGCTTCACGCATCACGGCGGCGATTAATGAGAGCGTTAATGAAATCGCTACCTCATCAACACAAATTGCCAGCACCGTGGAAGAACAACAACGTACCGCCAATCAACAAGCATCTGCCGTGCATCAAACTACCACCACTATGGATGAATTAGGTGCGTCCTCGCGTCGATCGGCAGAACAAGCCGAAATGTCGGCAGTAGGCGCAAGGCAAGCGCTATCGAAAGCAGAAGAAGGCAGCCAAGCTGTGGTGCAAACTCTTGAAGAAATGGCGATACTTAAAGAAAAAGTAGAAGCGATCGCACAACAAATCCTGCACTTAAGTCAGCATACGAATCAAATAGGCTACATCTCTGGAGTAGTAAGCGACCTCGCCAACCAAACCAATATGCTAGCCTTAAACGCCGCCGTGGAAGCAGTGCGAGCTGGCGAACATGGTAAAGGTTTTGGTGTCGTTGCCAGCGAGATTCGCAAACTAGCAGATGCTAGTAAAAAATCTGCCGATAAAATTAACATTTTAGTTGCTGATATCCAAAGATCAATTAACTCAACAGTAATGGTAACTTCTGAGGGTACTAAAACTGCTGAAGAAGGAGAATTGATTGTTCAACAAACAGCAGCAGCTTTCACAGGCGTAACCGAAGCCATCAATAACGTCTTTACCAACAGTCAACAAATCTCGCTCAATGCCAAACAGCAAGCAGTAGCAATTCAGCAAGTAGTAGAAGCAATGAACGCTCTCAACGCCGCAGCTGTAGAAACAGCTAGCAGTATTAATCAAACCAAAGTTGGCATACAAAAACTCAATGCAGTCGCTCTGAATCTCAAGACAGCCGTATAGCAGTCTCATCGCTTATATTTGTGAGGCGGTTGTTATGTTTGAACCCTCGATACTCATACCTTGCTTGGTGTATTTTTGGAGTAAAAGTAAAATTGTATAGCTAGTGCGTCAGACGTCAGCCGCCCTTACTCTTAAAGCAGTAGTTTAGCTATTTTGTAAGTGTGAACTTTATGTTGTGTACAAGTCGTAAAATTAGTCAATTATAGACGAATTTGCTAAAATAACTCCAGGAACTAGCATATTTAAAATTTAGAGAAAATTATTGAAAATATGCTAGGTTACTACCAGTCTTCTTAACACTACTTAAAAACCCACAGCTTATGTTTAGGAAATGTAAATTGCAAAATAGAATGTTATTGGGATATTCAGTTCCCATTATATTATTTATAGGATTGGCTGGTTTAGTATATTTCAGTACAAATAAGTTATTAAATGTATTCACAAAAGTCGAAAAATCCCAGGAAATTGTTGATACAACAAATGCCATGACACTTAATCAGAGCAGGATGGTAATAGTATTTAGAGGTTACATATTATCACAAAAGCCACAATTATTAAAAGAATACGAACAAGAATTAAATTTATTTGATGAGGCATCTGCACGTGCAGTGAGTATGGCCGAAAATAACAAGCAACAACAGCGTATCAAAGAAATGGTTCGGTTGAAAAACGAATACGATCGGTATTCGCAAAGAATACTAAACTTAGTAAAGCAAGGCAAGAGAGACGAAGCAATATTAGCGTTCCGAACAGGAGAAGGGCAAAAATTTGTCGATCGTTTTAAAAACCTAAGTACGGAATTTAATAAAACGGAAGAGGAAATTTTAGCGGCCACAACCGCAGAAGCGAAAACTTTGATTAACAATCTCATTGCCGCAGTTGCGATCGGAGCCTTGTTATGTTTAACGTTTTCCCTACTTGCTGCTTATTGGATCTCCGCAGGCATTACTCGTACAGTCGAGCGAGCAACAAGCGCGATCGCCTCTTCCTCAAACCAAATAGCTGCCACAATAGAAGAACAAGAACGCACAGTTTCCCAGCAAGCTGCCTCCGTCAATCAAACCACCACCACAATGGATGAGTTGGGTGCATCTTCCCAACAAACCGCAGGACAAGCACAAGCAGTCGCCACCGCCGCACAACAGGCATTAACCCTTACGGCAACAGGAAGCGAAGCAGTGGAAAATACCCTAGAGGAGATGTCGGTGCTGAGAGAGAAAGTAGGTGCGATCGCCTATGAAATTTCCCGTTTAAGCGATCGAACCAATCAAATTGCCAGTATTTCCAGCTTAGTCAGCGACCTCGCCAACCAAACCAATATGCTAGCGCTCAACGCAGCCGTAGAAGCAGTACGAGCTGGCGAACACGGTAAAGGTTTTGGCGTCGTCGCATCGGAAATTCGCAAACTTGCAGACCAAAGTAAAAAATCCGCCGAAAAAATAAACGCCCTCGTTTCCGATATTCAAAAAGCCATCAGTTCCACCGTTATGGTGACAGATGAAGGCACCATGACGGTGGAACAAAGTGTTAAAATCGCCCAAAAAACAGCACAATCCTTCGCAGGCGTAACAGAAGCAATTAACAACGTCGTCTTGTGCAGCCAACAAATTTCTCTGAGTTCCAAACAGCAAGCCATTGCCATTCAGCAAGTAGTTGATGCTATGAATGCACTCAATCGCGCATCTGCCGAAACAGCCAGTGGCATCAGTCAAACTCGCATCGGCACTCAGAAACTAAACGATGCCGCC containing:
- a CDS encoding CheR family methyltransferase, whose translation is MNEALIQRFVELISSNTGLHVREQDRENLAKIIWARLKILRLSTPEDYYQLLQPHTDSNAVEDTLPEREWRELTHLLTTGESYFFRDKGQFALLRNMILPELIAAKNNAANIQAGEKRSLRIWSAGCSTGEEPYSLAILLQELLTDLDDWNIFILGTDLNQQAIEKAKAGIYSPWSFRLVDTDLQMRYFHQRKTEWQVDKRIGTMVKFAYGNLVKDHYPSLNSDIHSMDLILCRNVFVYFEYNAISVVLKKFYDTLLPSGYLITGHTELYAQDLGCFQVKVLPESVLYQRKENVDFQSTKSVVYKATIPEVNRQESPKGMLWERPNTIGKSWRLARPNIHTEKSYNSDNTTTLAKSREMIVPDIPNSILRLTSSQMQSSPHKIEEQDLLLKAEKLFDKKAYAEAIRQAEQIILLQPANFGAYYLLAQAYANLGEHNKAIYYCDRATELDPLSVIPYYLLAHIAEEKGDIEKAKIYLKRIIYLVPSSISAYLELGLIYKREGNAIRARKMLATAIELLKDLPPSATVAQQDEVTAGELLAYVHKVLRDRT
- a CDS encoding chemotaxis protein CheW, which translates into the protein MLTIVDKPYLIFSLNGALYGVEAECVQEIFSLPELKPIAEAPPDIVGVVNLRGDILPIVDLNLRFGYKQLEYSLSDSAIVLEWQKLRIGIIVNQVHEVCNILPEDISKELFYSREVTAKSHSFVSGIAKVAADIVMLLNSKNLLRYSELFAASVVHKTVELDADEERVATNSRHQPYIFCPHATPEEKAIFRERAENLMRPTEKQDFAGLIALAVVGLNGEYFGLDLKLVREFTEIRKVTPVPCCPSHIIGNMNLRGEIVTLVDIRGVLNMPMLNTKIVTKVMVICVDDFVAGVTVDEVFDVAYLHPLQLSPVPTAIHSINNEYLQGTAPYREKMMSILDLQKVFTKGELIVNEEV
- a CDS encoding methyl-accepting chemotaxis protein; translation: MGNWEIGSKFSNLKLRSRIIMGYSVPLLLSIGITGLVYSNLREVDRQNKRQIIGQEMVKNSDRIALSIARVQRSARSYLLEADEESLQDFDDGEELFELAATSLEQLVEVPEQKQRLAAIVALGNKSIELNRNLIELVKSGRIKEALQKYASTDRQNLNRQLEKVLDDFNQTEDFIQAKKNKETEAALSFLNMIVVLCTLMSAILAIPIGFWIASRITAAINESVNEIATSSTQIASTVEEQQRTANQQASAVHQTTTTMDELGASSRRSAEQAEMSAVGARQALSKAEEGSQAVVQTLEEMAILKEKVEAIAQQILHLSQHTNQIGYISGVVSDLANQTNMLALNAAVEAVRAGEHGKGFGVVASEIRKLADASKKSADKINILVADIQRSINSTVMVTSEGTKTAEEGELIVQQTAAAFTGVTEAINNVFTNSQQISLNAKQQAVAIQQVVEAMNALNAAAVETASSINQTKVGIQKLNAVALNLKTAV
- a CDS encoding methyl-accepting chemotaxis protein, with amino-acid sequence MLLGYSVPIILFIGLAGLVYFSTNKLLNVFTKVEKSQEIVDTTNAMTLNQSRMVIVFRGYILSQKPQLLKEYEQELNLFDEASARAVSMAENNKQQQRIKEMVRLKNEYDRYSQRILNLVKQGKRDEAILAFRTGEGQKFVDRFKNLSTEFNKTEEEILAATTAEAKTLINNLIAAVAIGALLCLTFSLLAAYWISAGITRTVERATSAIASSSNQIAATIEEQERTVSQQAASVNQTTTTMDELGASSQQTAGQAQAVATAAQQALTLTATGSEAVENTLEEMSVLREKVGAIAYEISRLSDRTNQIASISSLVSDLANQTNMLALNAAVEAVRAGEHGKGFGVVASEIRKLADQSKKSAEKINALVSDIQKAISSTVMVTDEGTMTVEQSVKIAQKTAQSFAGVTEAINNVVLCSQQISLSSKQQAIAIQQVVDAMNALNRASAETASGISQTRIGTQKLNDAAQSLKSVV